Below is a window of Drosophila miranda strain MSH22 chromosome 3, D.miranda_PacBio2.1, whole genome shotgun sequence DNA.
GTCCGTAATGCGTAGCAGAGCTCGCCCAGTGATGTCGTGCTGGAATGTAAAAAGATACAAGATCAGTAGGAAGTTATTTTAACGCGGAGGTGctacagagagaaagagaatatGAACAAGGAAAACCTTGGTAAGTCTCAGGAAGCACTTTTTACCTGGACGAATAGCTGGTCGTATTGCGAGTATTCGCCACAGTGGCGACGATACCATTTCAGCACGTCGCTTACCGTCCACTGGTAAACGGCCTTGGGACGCGTAGTCTTCGTCCGCGTTTTGTTTTGAGTGGAATTGATTGTTTCTTCGGCTGGcattgtttaatttattgaatttgattGGAACAGCTGTTCGAGTGTGATGGCGTTTTCCAGTACTTCACACGCGATAGTTTGCGATATTTTTATAAAGATACATCGATAGTATATTTTCAACATTGCGATAACACTTATCGAAGTCGGGCCAACTCTAATCGTGACTGGCGCTTAATAACAACGACGAAAAGGTGAAAAAAGTCAGAATAAAACACCTAGTACGCATTAAATActgaatatacatataatacACAAAGAGAAAAAGGAATACGTATAGTGCTGTAGTTGTAACACAGTTTGCTGTTTGATTGCTTACAAAATTTTGTCGTAAAGTCGAGCGTTATCCATATTCAAAGTCGCAAAATGGCCGGAGCTACACTTTTCGAGCGTGCACAGGCCTTGTCCAGTGTGAATCGCGAAGAGGACAGCTCACTGCTGAATAAAATAGTGCGGGATCAGGAAGGTGCTGAGAACGATGAAGAACGCATACGCATCAAGGAGCAGGGCATCATGCAGCAGGGTGAGCTCTACAAACAGGAGGGGAAGGCAAAAGAGTTGGCCGACCTCATCAAAGTGACGCGTCCGTTCTTGAGCTCGATTAGCAAGGCCAAGGCAGCGAAACTGGTGCGCTCATTGGTAGACA
It encodes the following:
- the LOC108159949 gene encoding protein aveugle, with amino-acid sequence MPAEETINSTQNKTRTKTTRPKAVYQWTVSDVLKWYRRHCGEYSQYDQLFVQHDITGRALLRITDTSLQRMGVTDNRDREAIWREIVKQRLKTDIMEIRDMERLNIR